TTGGGCACGGCCCTATGAGTAAGCGGGAGATGTATGTCGGTTGGCGCTAGCCAAAAAGTGTACCAGTCTGCTACAATAGGAACATACATTCCCTATGATGGAGGTGCACTTCATGCTGATCCACAAAGCGTTTCGGTTCCGAATCTATCCAACGAAAGAACAGCAGATGTTGATTGCCAGAACCATTGGCTGCAGCCGGTTTGTCTTTAATCACTTCTTGTACAAGTGGGAACACACCTTTAAGGAAACCGGCAAAGGGCTTTCATATGGCATCTGTTCTGCTGAATTAACGCAATTAAAAAAGCAAGAAGATACGATTTGGCTGAAAGAAGTCGATAGTATTGCTCTTCAGTCTTCCTTGAAAAATCTAGCGGACGCTTTTGCAAGGTTTTTCAACAAACAAAATGCTATACCACGCTTTAAATCGAAAAATCATCCTGTTCAATCGTACACAACCAAACAAACGAACGGTAATATCGCCATTGTCGGCCATGCGATTAAACTCCCTAAGCTCGGTTGGGTAAAGCTCACCAAAAGCCGAGAAGTAGATGGACGAATCATGAATGCGACCATTCGACGTACTGCCACTGGAAAATATTTTGTGTCCGTCCTGGTGGAAACCGTAATATCCGAACTGCCTAAGACCAACTCTGCAGTTGGGATTGATGTCGGATTGAAGGATTTCGCTGTCTTGTCAGACGGAACGGTATACGAAAACTTAAAGTTCTTTCGCTCGATGGAGAAAAAGTTAGCGAAAGCAGAGCGGATTCTTTCAAGACGGAAGGAATCGGCTCGTAAGAGGAAGTGTCTATTGAGCGACGCGAAAAATTATCAGAAACAACGGATCGTAGTCGCACGCATCCACGAAACGATCGCCAATAAAAGAAAAGATTACTTGCATAAACGATCAACCGAAAACATCAAAAACCACGATGTCATCGGAATCGAGGATTTGCAAGTAGTGAAACTGCTCAAAAATCCCCAATTGGCGAAAGCGTTCAGCGACGTGAGTTGGTCGCAGTTTCGTTTTATGCTGGAATATAAGGCGAAATGGTATGGCAAACACGTGGTAATCGTTGGAAAAACATTTCCGTCCAGCCAGCTTTGTTCGGGATGTGGGGCTAGAAACCAAGACGTGAAGCATCTTGCCTTGCGTGAATGGGACTGTCCGAATTGCAGATGCCATCATGACCGAGATCTGAACGCAAGTATAAACCTTAAAAACGAAGCCATCAGACTTCGAACCGCAGGGACTGCGGGGATCGCCTAATCCATAACTAGTGGTTACGCTGGTATTCTTAGGAATCTCCCTCTTCTAAACGCAGTGAAAGCGGGAGTAGTTCAACTTTGAGCAGTTCGGTTCAATTCGAAAAGTTTCATGGTAAAATAGATAGTAGTTGAATTATTTGTAAAGTAGGGATCTTTTATGCGCTTTTTTGTCTATCTAATTGTTTTCTTCTCGTTCTTTGATTTATTTTCACAATTACCAATCATGAGTCCTTTTGCTACAGGCCTCGGTGCTTCCGCTTTCATCGTCGGATTGTCTGTTGGTATTTACTCGTTTGCGAATATTTTTGGAAATATCATCTCAGGTATTTTGACAGATCGCAAAGGTCCATTCTATATTCTATTATTTGGTTTATTCACGTCGGCTTTGTCTTTGTTTGCATATGGATTGATTTCTGGTTCAGGTTCATTAATCGGCATTCGATTTTTGCACGGCTTAACGGAAGGTTTGATTATTCCGGCTGCCTTTACGTTTCTCGCTAACGGTTCCGAACGTTCCAAGCGTGGTAGAAATGCTGCGATCTCAGGCGCATTTGTTGGACTTGCCGCCATTTTCGGCCCCGCTTACAGCGGAATCGTTTCCGTTAAGACAAGCGTTGTGACCATTATGGCCATCAATGGCGTCTTTATGGTTCTGCTGACAATTGGCGCTGTGATATTTTTACGTTCCTTTACATACGTAAGAAAGGTGAAGACAGCGAAACAAAAAGCGGTAAAGCCGTTAGCATTTTTCCGTCATCCTGGTATCATCCGAGCATTCCTTGGCGCATTTTTCCTGATGTTTTCACAAGGCGTGTTAGCATTAGTACTTCCACTAAAAGTAGAGTACCTTCAATTTGATGCGAAAACGACTGGCATGCTGTTAAGTGTTTTCGGTC
This window of the Sporosarcina ureae genome carries:
- the tnpB gene encoding IS200/IS605 family element RNA-guided endonuclease TnpB, translating into MLIHKAFRFRIYPTKEQQMLIARTIGCSRFVFNHFLYKWEHTFKETGKGLSYGICSAELTQLKKQEDTIWLKEVDSIALQSSLKNLADAFARFFNKQNAIPRFKSKNHPVQSYTTKQTNGNIAIVGHAIKLPKLGWVKLTKSREVDGRIMNATIRRTATGKYFVSVLVETVISELPKTNSAVGIDVGLKDFAVLSDGTVYENLKFFRSMEKKLAKAERILSRRKESARKRKCLLSDAKNYQKQRIVVARIHETIANKRKDYLHKRSTENIKNHDVIGIEDLQVVKLLKNPQLAKAFSDVSWSQFRFMLEYKAKWYGKHVVIVGKTFPSSQLCSGCGARNQDVKHLALREWDCPNCRCHHDRDLNASINLKNEAIRLRTAGTAGIA
- a CDS encoding MFS transporter, giving the protein MRFFVYLIVFFSFFDLFSQLPIMSPFATGLGASAFIVGLSVGIYSFANIFGNIISGILTDRKGPFYILLFGLFTSALSLFAYGLISGSGSLIGIRFLHGLTEGLIIPAAFTFLANGSERSKRGRNAAISGAFVGLAAIFGPAYSGIVSVKTSVVTIMAINGVFMVLLTIGAVIFLRSFTYVRKVKTAKQKAVKPLAFFRHPGIIRAFLGAFFLMFSQGVLALVLPLKVEYLQFDAKTTGMLLSVFGLVAVLIFVLPINRIFDIARPMVTLASGLILMSSSMLFLSQVNDLLWMMLAMVVYGTGFAFLFPSINSLLIDSTEPETRGKAYGFFYAFFSFGVVIGSSAIGLLDLEFHHAFMLASAILLIAAIFTLIGLRKDTRPTEYNRPA